A DNA window from Phycisphaerales bacterium contains the following coding sequences:
- the atpB gene encoding F0F1 ATP synthase subunit A: MIPESMAAGASLVLASGDPLHHNYDYPILSLPNGVAILTNHILMMLIVTALMFWLLPRAARAISTGRTGTSHDYVTKGVLAHFIEVLCVFFRDDVARPVLGKNTDRFIPFIWTVFFFILFNNLLGMVPLLDATSLLFDGMINGSHETATGHVESVAAHDGGTQDTHAAGGDADHGGESLEAVGLLPEDAGHESHAMHLGPFVLFQDLTKDDTASHFHGIGGTATGNIAVTCALAVIAIFVVIGAGISTLGFGGFVHHLTLGAPMALWPLTILLEIIGLLAKPFALMVRLFANMTAGHVMLSALLGFCSMAWNGVGPVGGVLISIPSIIFATAIGMLELLVAFIQAFVFAFLTTMFISMFQHHDHDHEHEHDHAQGHDHKHTPDFAEMGVTPELSFET; this comes from the coding sequence GTGATCCCTGAGTCCATGGCGGCCGGCGCATCGCTCGTGCTTGCGAGCGGCGACCCGCTGCATCATAACTACGACTACCCGATCCTGAGCCTGCCCAACGGGGTGGCGATTCTGACGAATCACATCCTGATGATGCTCATCGTCACGGCTCTGATGTTCTGGCTGCTGCCGCGTGCGGCGCGGGCAATCTCGACGGGCAGGACGGGCACGAGCCATGACTACGTGACCAAGGGCGTGCTGGCCCACTTCATCGAAGTGCTCTGCGTGTTCTTTCGCGACGACGTGGCGCGGCCGGTTCTGGGCAAGAACACCGACCGGTTCATCCCTTTCATCTGGACCGTCTTCTTCTTTATCCTCTTCAACAACCTGCTGGGCATGGTGCCGCTCCTGGATGCAACCAGCCTGCTCTTTGACGGGATGATCAACGGCTCACACGAGACGGCGACGGGGCACGTCGAATCCGTCGCAGCGCACGACGGCGGGACGCAAGACACCCATGCCGCAGGCGGCGACGCGGATCACGGGGGCGAGTCGCTCGAAGCGGTGGGCCTCTTGCCCGAAGATGCGGGGCACGAGTCGCACGCCATGCATCTCGGGCCGTTCGTACTGTTCCAGGACCTGACCAAGGACGACACCGCGTCGCACTTCCACGGCATCGGCGGCACGGCAACGGGCAACATCGCCGTCACCTGCGCGCTGGCGGTGATCGCGATCTTCGTGGTCATCGGCGCGGGAATCAGCACTCTTGGATTCGGCGGCTTCGTTCACCACCTAACGCTGGGCGCGCCGATGGCGCTGTGGCCGCTCACGATTCTGCTTGAGATCATCGGCCTGCTGGCCAAGCCGTTCGCGCTGATGGTTCGTCTGTTTGCGAACATGACCGCGGGTCACGTGATGCTGTCGGCGCTGCTGGGCTTCTGCTCGATGGCGTGGAACGGCGTCGGACCGGTGGGCGGCGTGCTCATTTCGATTCCGTCGATCATCTTCGCCACGGCCATCGGGATGCTCGAACTGCTCGTGGCGTTCATCCAGGCGTTCGTGTTTGCGTTCCTGACGACCATGTTCATCAGCATGTTCCAGCACCACGACCACGACCATGAGCATGAGCACGACCATGCCCAAGGCCACGATCACAAGCACACGCCCGACTTCGCGGAAATGGGCGTGACGCCTGAGTTGTCATTCGAGACGTAA
- a CDS encoding AtpZ/AtpI family protein has product MAMAMGPESQVADGGAVGYCFRHSGGIVKNGTESRPGSEPGLMDRPNPSRKDSKGRSGSTVSLWALSGLWMEMLASILGLGLLGYGLDRWIGIFPWLTVIGTVLGVIGGLYNAVKKAMGITNPPNRERNDKRND; this is encoded by the coding sequence TTGGCAATGGCAATGGGGCCGGAAAGTCAAGTGGCGGATGGCGGGGCGGTCGGCTATTGTTTCCGCCACTCCGGTGGGATTGTGAAAAATGGTACGGAATCGCGGCCGGGATCGGAGCCGGGATTGATGGACAGGCCCAACCCGTCGCGGAAGGACTCGAAAGGCCGGTCCGGATCGACGGTCAGCCTTTGGGCACTTTCCGGGCTGTGGATGGAGATGTTGGCCTCAATCCTGGGCCTGGGGCTTCTGGGATACGGCCTCGATCGGTGGATCGGCATCTTCCCGTGGCTGACGGTCATCGGGACGGTGCTCGGAGTGATTGGCGGCCTGTACAACGCGGTGAAAAAGGCGATGGGGATCACCAATCCTCCGAATCGCGAGAGAAATGACAAACGCAACGACTGA